The Humulus lupulus chromosome 3, drHumLupu1.1, whole genome shotgun sequence genome window below encodes:
- the LOC133821023 gene encoding uncharacterized protein LOC133821023 codes for MGKNIDEKGIMNQKLKEVGDESLEESSLASLPNSSSPTQDGRASSMVFKTAHSLIPAHLVAEAISTLHGVMWSGPITPREMEYVQHYVSAKYPQYSNGLVEVGDQKIDLSINEETSHEKHSSLKGVMTKEFSSFSFNSSIFSNLNKTQLGPSRLLDILTKKSSFEGNFISIPEVQARNRALKHCGVAEEDYLVLFTANYKDATTMIGESYPFFRGNFYMSIINEQVDFIKEFAIQKESKVILAPETWLDLRIKGSQLSQYFRRKCKHSPKGLFSYPARVNGTRYSMHWISEAHRNSWHVLLDVTDLVFGEDRIGLSLHQPDFVLCSLTNSNNAHSQPSIITCLLVRRKSFDTLPTSG; via the exons ATGGGGAAAAACATAGACGAAAAGGGTATCATGAATCAAAAACTTAAG GAGGTAGGAGATGAATCACTGGAGGAATCTTCTTTGGCTTCTTTACCAAACTCATCATCGCCTACTCAAGATGGCAGAGCAAGCAGCATGGTTTTCAAG ACGGCACATAGTTTAATACCAGCTCACTTGGTAGCTGAAGCAATTTCCACTCTCCATGGAGTGATGTGGTCTGGTCCAATAACACCAAGAGAAATGGAATATGTTCAGCATTATGTATCTGCAAAATACCCTCAATACAGCAATGGTCTAGTAGAAGTGGGAgaccaaaaaattgacctttccatCAATGAAGAAACTTCCCATGAAAAACATAGTTCGCTTAAAGGTGTCATGACAAAAGAGTTCTCCTCTTTCTCATTCAATAGTAGTATTTTTTCTAATCTAAACAAAACCCAATTGGGGCCATCAAGACTCCTTGATATCCTCACAAAGAAATCTTCATTCGAAGGGAACTTCATTTCGATACCAGAAGTTCAGGCCAGGAACCGAGCCTTGAAACACTGCGGTGTAGCTGAAGAAGACTACTTAGTTCTCTTCACAGCAAACTACAAGGATGCCACGACCATGATAGGAGAGAGCTACCCTTTCTTTAGAGGAAACTTCTACATGTCTATAATAAACGAACAAGTAGATTTCATTAAAGAATTTGCTATTCAGAAAGAGTCTAAGGTAATTTTGGCACCAGAAACATGGTTGGATCTAAGGATCAAAGGCTCTCAGTTAAGTCAATACTTTAGGAGGAAGTGTAAACATAGTCCCAAAGGACTCTTCTCATATCCAGCCAGAGTGAATGGAACAAGATATTCCATGCATTGGATCTCAGAGGCTCACAGAAACTCATGGCATGTTCTTCTTGATGTCACTGATTTGGTCTTTGGAGAGGATCGAATTGGCCTTTCTCTTCACCAGCCTGATTTCGTGCTGTGCAGCCTCACTAATAGTAATAATGCTCATTCTCAACCTTCTATCATCACCTGCCTCTTGGTTAGAAGGAAATCATTTGACACTTTGCCAACTTCTGGTTAA
- the LOC133822387 gene encoding arabinogalactan O-methyltransferase 1-like: MVMMTKNRNILSEKPWFFGLSLSCLIAGALLITTFLKADEGSRLCSLTGTRIKSVVAEKENEYVPTDIQLQAIIHYATSKIVPQQSIGEITVSFDVLQSRGPSNFLVFGLGHDSLMWASLNPRGNTLFLEEDPKWVQTVLKKAPQLRAHYVKYRTQLREADDLLATYKSEPKCSPSKAAPLKGNERCRLALDNLPAEVYEREWDLIMIDAPRGYFPEAPGRMAAIFSAAVMARNRKGSGVTHVFLHDVDRKVEKTFAEEFLCRKYRVKAVGRLWHFEIPAVNASQAEDTGARFC; encoded by the coding sequence atggtTATGATGACGAAGAATCGGAATATTCTATCGGAAAAGCCATGGTTTTTCGGCTTAAGCCTGTCTTGTTTAATCGCCGGAGCGCTGCTAATCACAACGTTCTTGAAAGCGGACGAGGGATCGCGGCTTTGCTCTCTAACGGGGACTCGAATCAAGTCGGTGGTGGCGGAGAAGGAGAACGAATATGTTCCGACGGATATTCAGCTTCAGGCCATTATCCACTACGCCACGTCGAAGATTGTGCCCCAACAATCCATCGGAGAAATCACCGTCTCCTTCGACGTCCTCCAGTCACGGGGACCAAGTAACTTCCTGGTTTTTGGGCTGGGCCACGATTCGCTCATGTGGGCTTCGCTCAATCCACGTGGCAACACTCTATTCCTCGAAGAGGACCCTAAGTGGGTCCAGACCGTTCTCAAGAAAGCCCCTCAACTCCGGGCCCACTACGTCAAATACCGTACCCAGCTCCGGGAAGCCGACGATCTCCTCGCCACGTATAAGTCCGAGCCGAAGTGCTCGCCGTCCAAGGCAGCGCCGCTCAAAGGGAACGAACGGTGTCGTTTGGCGTTGGATAATTTGCCGGCTGAGGTTTACGAGAGGGAATGGGATCTGATCATGATCGACGCGCCGCGTGGCTATTTTCCTGAGGCTCCCGGTCGTATGGCCGCGATTTTTTCGGCGGCGGTTATGGCTAGGAACAGGAAAGGATCCGGTGTGACGCACGTGTTCCTGCACGATGTTGATCGGAAGGTGGAGAAGACTTTCGCCGAGGAGTTCCTCTGCCGGAAATATCGTGTCAAGGCCGTCGGAAGGCTCTGGCACTTTGAGATTCCGGCCGTTAACGCGAGCCAAGCTGAGGATACCGGTGCTCGTTTTTGCTAA